One stretch of Halichoerus grypus chromosome 10, mHalGry1.hap1.1, whole genome shotgun sequence DNA includes these proteins:
- the GGT7 gene encoding glutathione hydrolase 7 isoform X1, with product MAAENEASQESALGAYSPVDYMSITSFPRLPEDEPAPAAPLRGRKDEDAFLGDPDTDPDSFLKSARLQRLPSTSSEMGSQDGSPLRETRKDPFSAAAAECSCRQDGLTVIVTACLTFATGVTVALVMQIYFGDPQIFHQGAVVTDAAHCTSLGIEVLSKQGSSVDAAVAAALCLGIVAPHSSGLGGGGVMLVHDIRRNESHLIDFRESAPGALREEALQRSWETKVGTLPGLLVGVPGMVKGLHEAHQLYGRLPWSQVLAFAAAVAQDGFNVTHDLARALAEQPPPNASERFRETFLPLGHPPLPGSLLRRPDLAAVLDVLGTSGPTAFYAGGNLTLEMVAEAQHAGGVITEEDFSNYSALVENPVCGVYRGHLVLSPPPPHTGPALISALNILEGFNLTTLVSREQALHWVAETLKIALALASRLGDPVYDSTITESMDDMLSKVEAAYLRGHINDSQAAPAPLLPVYELDGAPTAAQVLIMGPDDFIVAMVSSLNRPFGSGLITPSGILLNSQMLDFSWPNRTANHSAPSLENSVQPGKRPLSFLLPTVVRPAEGLCGTYLALGANGAARGLSGLTQVLLNVLTLNRNLSDSLAHGRLHPDLQSNLLQVDSEFTEEEIEFLEARGHHVEKVDVLSWVHGSRRTNNFIIGVKDPRSPDAAGATIL from the exons ATGGCGGCGGAGAACGAGGCCAGTCAGGAGAGCGCCTTGGGCGCCTACTCGCCGGTGGACTACATGAGCATCACCAGCTTCCCGAGGCTGCCGGAGGACGAGCCGGCGCCCGCGGCCCCTCTGAGGGGCCGCAAGGACGAGGACGCCTTCCTGGGAGACCCCGATACCG ACCCGGACTCCTTCCTGAAGTCCGCGAGGCTGCAGCGGCTGCCGTCCACGTCGTCGGAGATGGGCAGCCAGGACGGGTCGCCGCTGCGGGAGACGCGCAAGGACCCGTTCTCCGCGGCAGCGGCCGAGTGCTCCTGCCGCCAGGACGGACTCACAGTCATTGTCACAGCCTGCCTCACTTTTGCCACCGGTGTCACTGTGGCGCTCGTCATGCAGATTTACTTCGGAGACCCTCAg aTCTTTCACCAGGGTGCCGTGGTGACTGATGCCGCCCATTGCACATCGCTGGGCAtcgaggtgctcagtaaacaggGATCTTCTGTGGATGCCGCTGTGGCAGCCGCCCTGTGTTTGGGGATCGTGGCTCCACACAGTTCTGGCCTTGGCGG TGGGGGCGTGATGCTGGTACATGACATCCGACGAAATGAGAGCCACCTAATTGATTTCCGGGAGTCTGCACCAGGGGCCCTCAGGGAAGAGGCCCTGCAGAGATCCTGGGAAACCAAGGTGGGGACCCTG CCTGGGCTCTTGGTGGGGGTCCCCGGAATGGTGAAGGGGCTACATGAAGCTCACCAGCTCTATGGCAG GCTGCCATGGTCCCAAGTCCTGGCCTTCGCAGCAGCTGTGGCCCAAGATGGCTTCAACGTGACCCATGATCTAG CCCGTGCCCTTGCCGAACAGCCTCCGCCCAATGCATCTGAGCGTTTCCGTGAGACATTCCTGCCATTGGGCCACCCGCCACTACCTGGCTCACTGCTGCGTCGGCCTGACCTGGCCGCAGTGCTGGATGTACTGGGCACCTCCGGCCCCACCGCCTTCTACGCAGGAGGCAATCTCACACTGGAGATGGTGGCCGAG GCCCAGCACGCAGGGGGTGTCATAACTGAGGAGGACTTCAGCAATTACAGTGCCCTCGTGGAGAATCCTGTGTGTGGCGTGTACAGAG gccACCTGGTTCTCAGTCCCCCACCCCCGCATACGGGTCCTGCCCTCATCAGTGCTCTCAACATCCTTGAAGGCTTCAATCTCACCACGCTTGTGTCCCGGGAACAAGCTCTTCACTGGGTGGCAGAG ACTCTGAAGATCGCATTAGCCCTGGCCAGCAGACTGGGAGATCCTGTCTACGATTCTACCATCACTGAGAGCATGGATGACATGCTCAG CAAGGTAGAAGCCGCCTACCTCCGGGGCCACATCAATGACTCCCAGGCGGCCCCTGCCCCACTCCTGCCCGTCTACGAGCTGGATGGGGCTCCCACAGCTGCTCAGGTGCTGATCATGGGCCCTGATGACTTCATTGTGGCCATGGTCAG CTCCCTGAACCGGCCTTTTGGCAGTGGCCTCATCACTCCCTCGGGGATCCTGCTCAACAGCCAGATGCTAGACTTCTCCTGGCCCAACAGGACTGCTAACCACTCTGCACCCAGCCTG GAGAATTCGGTGCAGCCAGGGAAGCGACCACTGTCTTTCCTGCTGCCCACTGTGGTCCGGCCAGCAGAGGGGCTTTGTGGGACCTACCTCGCCCTGGGGGCCAATGGAGCTGCCCGGGGCCTCAGTGGACTGACCCAG GTTTTACTGAATGTCCTGACCTTGAACCGGAACCTGAGTGACAGCCTGGCCCATGGCCGTCTGCATCCAGACCTGCAGTCCAACCTCCTGCAGGTGGACA GTGAGTTCACAGAGGAAGAGATTGAGTTCCTCGAAGCCAGGGGTCACCATGTGGAGAAAGTAGATGTCTTATCCTGGGTCCATGGCAGCCGGAGAACCAACAACTTTATCATTGGTGTGAAGGACCCTCGGAGCCCAGACGCAGCTGGAGCCACCATCCTGTAG
- the GGT7 gene encoding glutathione hydrolase 7 isoform X2 has product MAAENEASQESALGAYSPVDYMSITSFPRLPEDEPAPAAPLRGRKDEDAFLGDPDTDPDSFLKSARLQRLPSTSSEMGSQDGSPLRETRKDPFSAAAAECSCRQDGLTVIVTACLTFATGVTVALVMQIYFGDPQIFHQGAVVTDAAHCTSLGIEVLSKQGSSVDAAVAAALCLGIVAPHSSGLGGGGVMLVHDIRRNESHLIDFRESAPGALREEALQRSWETKPGLLVGVPGMVKGLHEAHQLYGRLPWSQVLAFAAAVAQDGFNVTHDLARALAEQPPPNASERFRETFLPLGHPPLPGSLLRRPDLAAVLDVLGTSGPTAFYAGGNLTLEMVAEAQHAGGVITEEDFSNYSALVENPVCGVYRGHLVLSPPPPHTGPALISALNILEGFNLTTLVSREQALHWVAETLKIALALASRLGDPVYDSTITESMDDMLSKVEAAYLRGHINDSQAAPAPLLPVYELDGAPTAAQVLIMGPDDFIVAMVSSLNRPFGSGLITPSGILLNSQMLDFSWPNRTANHSAPSLENSVQPGKRPLSFLLPTVVRPAEGLCGTYLALGANGAARGLSGLTQVLLNVLTLNRNLSDSLAHGRLHPDLQSNLLQVDSEFTEEEIEFLEARGHHVEKVDVLSWVHGSRRTNNFIIGVKDPRSPDAAGATIL; this is encoded by the exons ATGGCGGCGGAGAACGAGGCCAGTCAGGAGAGCGCCTTGGGCGCCTACTCGCCGGTGGACTACATGAGCATCACCAGCTTCCCGAGGCTGCCGGAGGACGAGCCGGCGCCCGCGGCCCCTCTGAGGGGCCGCAAGGACGAGGACGCCTTCCTGGGAGACCCCGATACCG ACCCGGACTCCTTCCTGAAGTCCGCGAGGCTGCAGCGGCTGCCGTCCACGTCGTCGGAGATGGGCAGCCAGGACGGGTCGCCGCTGCGGGAGACGCGCAAGGACCCGTTCTCCGCGGCAGCGGCCGAGTGCTCCTGCCGCCAGGACGGACTCACAGTCATTGTCACAGCCTGCCTCACTTTTGCCACCGGTGTCACTGTGGCGCTCGTCATGCAGATTTACTTCGGAGACCCTCAg aTCTTTCACCAGGGTGCCGTGGTGACTGATGCCGCCCATTGCACATCGCTGGGCAtcgaggtgctcagtaaacaggGATCTTCTGTGGATGCCGCTGTGGCAGCCGCCCTGTGTTTGGGGATCGTGGCTCCACACAGTTCTGGCCTTGGCGG TGGGGGCGTGATGCTGGTACATGACATCCGACGAAATGAGAGCCACCTAATTGATTTCCGGGAGTCTGCACCAGGGGCCCTCAGGGAAGAGGCCCTGCAGAGATCCTGGGAAACCAAG CCTGGGCTCTTGGTGGGGGTCCCCGGAATGGTGAAGGGGCTACATGAAGCTCACCAGCTCTATGGCAG GCTGCCATGGTCCCAAGTCCTGGCCTTCGCAGCAGCTGTGGCCCAAGATGGCTTCAACGTGACCCATGATCTAG CCCGTGCCCTTGCCGAACAGCCTCCGCCCAATGCATCTGAGCGTTTCCGTGAGACATTCCTGCCATTGGGCCACCCGCCACTACCTGGCTCACTGCTGCGTCGGCCTGACCTGGCCGCAGTGCTGGATGTACTGGGCACCTCCGGCCCCACCGCCTTCTACGCAGGAGGCAATCTCACACTGGAGATGGTGGCCGAG GCCCAGCACGCAGGGGGTGTCATAACTGAGGAGGACTTCAGCAATTACAGTGCCCTCGTGGAGAATCCTGTGTGTGGCGTGTACAGAG gccACCTGGTTCTCAGTCCCCCACCCCCGCATACGGGTCCTGCCCTCATCAGTGCTCTCAACATCCTTGAAGGCTTCAATCTCACCACGCTTGTGTCCCGGGAACAAGCTCTTCACTGGGTGGCAGAG ACTCTGAAGATCGCATTAGCCCTGGCCAGCAGACTGGGAGATCCTGTCTACGATTCTACCATCACTGAGAGCATGGATGACATGCTCAG CAAGGTAGAAGCCGCCTACCTCCGGGGCCACATCAATGACTCCCAGGCGGCCCCTGCCCCACTCCTGCCCGTCTACGAGCTGGATGGGGCTCCCACAGCTGCTCAGGTGCTGATCATGGGCCCTGATGACTTCATTGTGGCCATGGTCAG CTCCCTGAACCGGCCTTTTGGCAGTGGCCTCATCACTCCCTCGGGGATCCTGCTCAACAGCCAGATGCTAGACTTCTCCTGGCCCAACAGGACTGCTAACCACTCTGCACCCAGCCTG GAGAATTCGGTGCAGCCAGGGAAGCGACCACTGTCTTTCCTGCTGCCCACTGTGGTCCGGCCAGCAGAGGGGCTTTGTGGGACCTACCTCGCCCTGGGGGCCAATGGAGCTGCCCGGGGCCTCAGTGGACTGACCCAG GTTTTACTGAATGTCCTGACCTTGAACCGGAACCTGAGTGACAGCCTGGCCCATGGCCGTCTGCATCCAGACCTGCAGTCCAACCTCCTGCAGGTGGACA GTGAGTTCACAGAGGAAGAGATTGAGTTCCTCGAAGCCAGGGGTCACCATGTGGAGAAAGTAGATGTCTTATCCTGGGTCCATGGCAGCCGGAGAACCAACAACTTTATCATTGGTGTGAAGGACCCTCGGAGCCCAGACGCAGCTGGAGCCACCATCCTGTAG
- the GGT7 gene encoding glutathione hydrolase 7 isoform X3 — protein sequence MAAENEASQESALGAYSPVDYMSITSFPRLPEDEPAPAAPLRGRKDEDAFLGDPDTDPDSFLKSARLQRLPSTSSEMGSQDGSPLRETRKDPFSAAAAECSCRQDGLTVIVTACLTFATGVTVALVMQIYFGDPQIFHQGAVVTDAAHCTSLGIEVLSKQGSSVDAAVAAALCLGIVAPHSSGLGGGGVMLVHDIRRNESHLIDFRESAPGALREEALQRSWETKPGLLVGVPGMVKGLHEAHQLYGRLPWSQVLAFAAAVAQDGFNVTHDLARALAEQPPPNASERFRETFLPLGHPPLPGSLLRRPDLAAVLDVLGTSGPTAFYAGGNLTLEMVAEAQHAGGVITEEDFSNYSALVENPVCGVYRGHLVLSPPPPHTGPALISALNILEGFNLTTLVSREQALHWVAETLKIALALASRLGDPVYDSTITESMDDMLSKVEAAYLRGHINDSQAAPAPLLPVYELDGAPTAAQVLIMGPDDFIVAMVSSLNRPFGSGLITPSGILLNSQMLDFSWPNRTANHSAPSLENSVQPGKRPLSFLLPTVVRPAEGLCGTYLALGANGAARGLSGLTQVLLNVLTLNRNLSDSLAHGRLHPDLQSNLLQVSSQRKRLSSSKPGVTMWRK from the exons ATGGCGGCGGAGAACGAGGCCAGTCAGGAGAGCGCCTTGGGCGCCTACTCGCCGGTGGACTACATGAGCATCACCAGCTTCCCGAGGCTGCCGGAGGACGAGCCGGCGCCCGCGGCCCCTCTGAGGGGCCGCAAGGACGAGGACGCCTTCCTGGGAGACCCCGATACCG ACCCGGACTCCTTCCTGAAGTCCGCGAGGCTGCAGCGGCTGCCGTCCACGTCGTCGGAGATGGGCAGCCAGGACGGGTCGCCGCTGCGGGAGACGCGCAAGGACCCGTTCTCCGCGGCAGCGGCCGAGTGCTCCTGCCGCCAGGACGGACTCACAGTCATTGTCACAGCCTGCCTCACTTTTGCCACCGGTGTCACTGTGGCGCTCGTCATGCAGATTTACTTCGGAGACCCTCAg aTCTTTCACCAGGGTGCCGTGGTGACTGATGCCGCCCATTGCACATCGCTGGGCAtcgaggtgctcagtaaacaggGATCTTCTGTGGATGCCGCTGTGGCAGCCGCCCTGTGTTTGGGGATCGTGGCTCCACACAGTTCTGGCCTTGGCGG TGGGGGCGTGATGCTGGTACATGACATCCGACGAAATGAGAGCCACCTAATTGATTTCCGGGAGTCTGCACCAGGGGCCCTCAGGGAAGAGGCCCTGCAGAGATCCTGGGAAACCAAG CCTGGGCTCTTGGTGGGGGTCCCCGGAATGGTGAAGGGGCTACATGAAGCTCACCAGCTCTATGGCAG GCTGCCATGGTCCCAAGTCCTGGCCTTCGCAGCAGCTGTGGCCCAAGATGGCTTCAACGTGACCCATGATCTAG CCCGTGCCCTTGCCGAACAGCCTCCGCCCAATGCATCTGAGCGTTTCCGTGAGACATTCCTGCCATTGGGCCACCCGCCACTACCTGGCTCACTGCTGCGTCGGCCTGACCTGGCCGCAGTGCTGGATGTACTGGGCACCTCCGGCCCCACCGCCTTCTACGCAGGAGGCAATCTCACACTGGAGATGGTGGCCGAG GCCCAGCACGCAGGGGGTGTCATAACTGAGGAGGACTTCAGCAATTACAGTGCCCTCGTGGAGAATCCTGTGTGTGGCGTGTACAGAG gccACCTGGTTCTCAGTCCCCCACCCCCGCATACGGGTCCTGCCCTCATCAGTGCTCTCAACATCCTTGAAGGCTTCAATCTCACCACGCTTGTGTCCCGGGAACAAGCTCTTCACTGGGTGGCAGAG ACTCTGAAGATCGCATTAGCCCTGGCCAGCAGACTGGGAGATCCTGTCTACGATTCTACCATCACTGAGAGCATGGATGACATGCTCAG CAAGGTAGAAGCCGCCTACCTCCGGGGCCACATCAATGACTCCCAGGCGGCCCCTGCCCCACTCCTGCCCGTCTACGAGCTGGATGGGGCTCCCACAGCTGCTCAGGTGCTGATCATGGGCCCTGATGACTTCATTGTGGCCATGGTCAG CTCCCTGAACCGGCCTTTTGGCAGTGGCCTCATCACTCCCTCGGGGATCCTGCTCAACAGCCAGATGCTAGACTTCTCCTGGCCCAACAGGACTGCTAACCACTCTGCACCCAGCCTG GAGAATTCGGTGCAGCCAGGGAAGCGACCACTGTCTTTCCTGCTGCCCACTGTGGTCCGGCCAGCAGAGGGGCTTTGTGGGACCTACCTCGCCCTGGGGGCCAATGGAGCTGCCCGGGGCCTCAGTGGACTGACCCAG GTTTTACTGAATGTCCTGACCTTGAACCGGAACCTGAGTGACAGCCTGGCCCATGGCCGTCTGCATCCAGACCTGCAGTCCAACCTCCTGCAG GTGAGTTCACAGAGGAAGAGATTGAGTTCCTCGAAGCCAGGGGTCACCATGTGGAGAAAGTAG